aaacaatagtacacatgacacaacatagaaaactaaagaataaacaacacgaaccccaccaaaaaaataggggtgatctcaagtgctctggaaaggtaagtagatcctgctccacatgtggcacatGCTAAATTTAACTTTAATGGTCATTGCTTCATGGTAATCCTTTTAGGTTTCAGCAACAGAAcaataattgtttattcaatttgttACAGGATTCAGCAACAGagaaataattgtttattcaatttgtGCCGGTGGGTTTGTTTGTGTCATACTTCTTTGCACTGTGTGTCAGCGCCGGTATAAACAGATGTACGGCAACTTTAGACGGTACAAGACTGGGAAGAAAAGACGTAGAAATATACCAGAGGTATCAATACCGGACATTCCATTAGAAGCAAGTGAGGgaatatatgaaataatagATGAATCGAATATGATAGACAACTTtgaaatcattataaaaagaagaagcTTAGTTTCTAACAACGACGAAAGTTATATTGAGCCTAACAGTAACGGTTATCTTACTCCTTACCAACCTGTTGATGAAGGGCTGAATACACATGATTTGAAGGACACTAAATCAGAATTTTCAGAGTTAAAGGGTTCAAATGATCAAGGCGCAGGTGATGGCGCATCAACTTCGTCAAGCTCGGAGGTAGATGGAAGAAGATCCAGTTATCTAAATCCATACCAGCCAATCGTTCATTCAGGagatattcatgaatattcatctACTCATAACATGAATGAATCAGGTTCATCAGGCTCAGAAGCAATAACGCGTGAATCTGGTTATCTGAATCCATATCAACCAATCGTTCATTCAGCagatattcatgaatattcatctACTAATAACATGAATGAATCTGGTTCGTCGGGTTCAGAAACAACAACGCCGGAATCTGGTTATTTGAATCCATATCAACCAATGGTTCCTGACAGGGACTTACATGATTACAAATCTGTCCTCGATTCTACAGTAGGGTCCGATTCAGGAGTTTCAGACGAGTTTACCAAAGAAATATTTGTACATTCTTATCAAGATCTTGAATCAGAAATTGATACACATGAGTATAAATCGGTCAGAAGTATGTCAATTGATACAGTGACCAAAGACGATTCTAGTAAAAATGTccaaatcaaaacagaaaacgAATATTTGCACATGGAATAAGTTcttagtaaaaaaaacaattgaccTAACATGTTACGTTCAATCAAaacaacatgaaataaaaaaatgtacaattgaTCATAATTTTGCCCTAAGAAAAGTTCAGCTTAAATAAAAAGCATCTATTAAAAGACATAATAATCTCgtgaaaattgaataattgtcTTAGAATGTAAAGTTTCTATAGATCTTCGACGAAAGGGGCGTAAGAAGAAGAAGTTACATAATAAGAAATCATTGTAATAGTTACTTTTTACCATGATTATATGGGGTTCACCTATAGATTTTAAACTattaatagagaaaaaaaaataaaacaacaaaaatagcGAAATCCTAGGAAAGTCCGTATTCTacccttttttctaaaaaagttcattaaCCGGTGATAAATATTCAGTAtcaacttcaaaaataatacattatggtcttgatgtatagattctacGTACTGCCgttatttacaatattaacaAAGTGTTATATTgatctttcatttgtctttgttcaattattaaaataatttttactgtttggtctgttttgtGAGATATTCATTTAcagtggctcggtacttatacatcccgtcaatgtgtttgtttaatctttcattGTTGATATCTTATTATTGCTGGTGTTTTTTGTATACGCGActttttttgtgcttctttggtTCGTATAACGTGACTCTTTACTTTTAAAGATCCCGTcgttatgttattgttttatttataacattttgttattgttttatcataaatttgaaaatgctttgaacaacaaacgacaatttttttttactcgaGTAGTGGTAACAACCATATTTGGAttctcaaaattcgaaaaaactTCTAGACAAATTTAAATCTCCGtctgtttttgaaattaattgtaaCATGATAACttgatttcatgattttttaatcCTGTGTACCACCATTATctgtataaattgtttttttaatatacattgaacgacaaaatttctTCTTATGAGACGTttacattttctgacgtcaAACACACGGACTAATGAGTGTGTTTTCTAATTTGAAAGATACTTTTTTGgtgattcttttataaatgtttgttaGTTTTGAGGTTGTAATACAGTGATGACTGATGCATCCGTATTCTGACTATAttaccttttatgtctgttttgttcacgcatcgttgtataTATAACGGAAATTGATGCGACtctcatacaagtgagaggtttagtgctAAAACGATGTTCAATCCACCATATCTGCATTTGAAAATGATTGCACCAAGTAAGgcgtatgacagttgttgtccagtcgtttgatgtgttttaacaTTCTAATTGGTAGTTAACGTTGGTACTAGTTGACTTTTAGTGGAACAATTTGACGTAGGACGAGTTTGTAATAGTATGAATGGACTTGATTCCCTAAAAGGAACACTTAAgttgttttcgtttgtttatgtaatatatacgtgtttctcgtttcttgttttgtttatatagattagaccgttggttttccagattgaatggttttacactagtaattttggggccctttatagcttgttgttcggtgtgagccaaggctccgtgttgaagaccgtactttaacctataatggtgtttttaaattgttatttgaatggagagttgtctcattggcactcacaccacatcttcctatatctacttagtTAAGATTCTACAGTACAAAAGTTATTAGACACTtatcagacaaatgtttactacaACAGGGATCAAAGATGAGGTTTGGCTGACCTGTCCTTAGTAAATGTGAATGACCCCTACATTCACCATAAGCCCATGATATCACTCCAGTCCAATTTTGGATTAACatgacatttgattttaaacaggTTGTCAAAGATTCTTGGGCTTTACTCtgcttgaaatatttatatgttttttttttaaatgagccATCAAAGAAATTTGTAAAGGCccagaaataattaaaacaaaagtgcacacgctgaaatgtctcgcctttcttacttattattgatattatgttgatagtcctaaatataaagctttattgcAACTGTCACATAAAATCGGGGCTtgttatagctgattatgcgatatgggctttgctcattgttaaaggccgtaaggtgacctatagttgttaatgtttgtgtcattttggtcttttgtggatagttgtctcattggcaatcataccacatcttcttttttatattaacattaatcacgaaaacttaacattgaccaatgaaccatgaaaatgagtcaATGTCAGaggaaccatgccagacaggcATGTTCAGccaacaattcttccatacaacaaatatagttaaccTCTTGTTTATAGtctaagaaaaacagaccaaaacacaaaaactgaacactgagcaatgaacagAAAATATGAGTTccaggtcaaataaaacctgcacgactgacatatatattataaaatatttccatacaccaaatatagttgaactattgcatatagtatcagtctatggaagaagcgtatcgataaaaacttttcttatatcaatgagcgatattgtctaatatcaattgtaaacatGCAGACATTTcatgcggaaaatgttgtttttggcaacgaaaaattaaataaatactaACTGTTaaacttattgttcaaatataaacaacaattgagtctaaatatacattcagaagttagCTAAACGCTAACgtttatgtccgtgtaaaatttgaagtgctgtgtttttcttatatacataaataagcaATGCgacacttttaaaatatcaatgcgatacttttaaaatatcatagcggtgtttttgttatatcaatattagcACTTATTAGTATCAATAtttgactgttgtacccatatttttacaattttacccattatgtctgttttgtttacgcaacgttgtaaatatgacagaatttgatgagactagcatacacgtgagaggttgagcgctataaaaccaggttcaatcatccattttcaaaatgtaaaattgcCAGTACCGATGTGGTTAAATAAACAATATCGTAATCAAATAGCTATAGGTATCAAATTATTGTTCATATACTatataacattaatttttagcaattttataatgaacgcaccgaaataatatatatctgatatgcTCGCAATGCATGCATGTAagactttctttattgataaaaatgaaactaACTTGTGACAAAGATGAATCATACTTTTGTCGTTCAGATTGATTCGACAAAATCTGACCTGTACTTTTGAATCTcccttttttatacaaattataccgttggttttcctgtttgaacggtttaacactagtattttttttgttcctatatagcgtggtgtttgctgtgagccaaggctccgtgtttaaggccctaatttgatctataatggtttacttgaaacaaatcattatactttgtggaaagttgtctcattcgaactcatgcaccatcttcttatatctataaatctttaaaatatccCTTTATAATTAACTGCTCTCCAGACCTCCAAAAACgtcatttgggtgctgaatcttttgtACAGTGCAATATAAACTAGTACATTTCTTAAGCTTTAACGGTAACGACAGTTATGATGGTACAAGAACGATTACgtcaataaaaataccaaataaacagcactgaaaGATCTAAATTTATAATTCTAGTATGAcgtcgctttgtaaacaacactgtgacAAAATTCTAGATAgatctatacttagcgcagactcagagGTATACATAATAATTGCTGTTATGTACAATATACTTTCCGCGTAAATCTACATGCATTGGAACCTATTTGCAGACCCTTTgccgattttattgttttaaaaagtgcaattaaaaaaaaaaaaaaactcttattCTTATTtggatgcataataaaaagaagtaatgcaCTTGTAAGAGCTCGGAGAAATCAacaggataaaattcgaatatcacggcccaatccatgtgtaaatttccaacaatctatggcttccctgaattatttctataatatagaaaatatgtatacacatttggattcgagcgtcactgatgagtcttttgtagacaaaacgcgcgctTGGCGTTTACATcttatctatttgttttgtaaacatttttttttagcattcattgtagaaatgaatttataacaatCGATACGGATTGTTATTTTGCACTAAGAAATGTAAGCGTAATTATATGATCGGTTACTAGTCAAAAACTAAGGTCAAATCTCTTGCAACAAAACAGCGGAATGTCCTCGCTGTTGTCGCGATGTAaaaacattaacggtaccaattttcctgcaccagatgcgcatctCGACAATACACGTCTCTTCAGCGATGCTcgtagccaaaatatttgaaatccaaagcttatataaaagatgaagagctataattaaaaaggttcaaaaagtatagccaaatccgtgaaaggaatcagagctttgcatgagggagatacattccataatttataataatttctaaaaatttgcTACAGAAAacttaaataacacaaaaaaatccgtatttacATGCCAGTACCAGTACCAAGGAACTggctactaggctggtgatacccccgGGAACTAACAGTCAaccagcagagacatcgacccagtggaagtaataacattaacggtccCAATTGTCATGCACTAGatacgcatttcgacaatacagtGTCTTTGaagtgatgctcgttgccaaaatatttgaaatccaaagcttatataaaagagggagagCTATAATCCAAGGTCCTAAATATATagctaaatttgtaaataagCGTCCATGTTGATAATAAATACAGTTTCTGTTTcacaagatttttgattttcgttcGATCTGAAGTTTTTCAATTTATAGTCTGAGGCTACTCAGTTGGTTTCTTCAAAGATCGGGACAACagaatttgtacattttaatttgtttggaatatttattttaccatttgaatatGCATTGCTGTATTGAATTGGattgtttgaatgaatgtttttttcttcttttaagtaatgatttttttttatttcgatattacccatGTGGATAGGCTATAGGAGTGTGACCTCAAGGGCGGATTCAGCCGTTTCTAAAAGGTGGGTTTcaaacccaggataaagggggtTCAACCATAtattcccattcaaatgcattgatcggccaaaaaagggggtttcaaccccccgcccccctctggatccgccactggaccTTTATTAGAATCGAATAGGTCGATAGTCTATTTACAACCGCATTTGAATTCCGCCATTGCATCATCACTTCAAATAGAATTTGTCGGTTAAAGCATGTGATTGCAAAACAATAGACTGAACAGGTTGTTAACACTTTCAAATATCAATAGGGTCaagcaacattttaaaaatgataagatcgtgtaagcgttaattttgttacagaaacgaaattttagtgatattgatcCTCAAACATTAAGCCGGTCATGAAATAAGTTTGTGAATTATGTCTGCGGTTCttttgacatgcattgtgaCGTATCATCGTATTAATTCTATATTAGAAAACCATAgcagttatattagaaaagtatcgcattcataaatttttgatattaaaaaaatatcgctatgatataagacaaacatcgcattgatattttaaaatatagcagtatctTTGACTTATAGGCGATTTTGGCTTATCCAACAATCTAATTCATCTCGATTGCATTCCACATAATTTGCTACATGACATTAATTAAATTTGTACATCTGcaaatgataaatcgtgcatTTGTGTctcatttattcaacaattcaattttctcgtttaaatacatCTTGCTTggtataacttaaaataattcatggaaattataCAGCAGACGTATGTCTTGTTAAATGTCAGCCTGGTTTAAGAAAAGAATTATTACTTTATACCGAGAAATCTTCGTTccttcataaaaatgtaaacattcgtctgagatttcccacaatgcaactcgttgatataagacaatatcgctcattgatataagaaaagtttttatcgtatcgcaccttccatagactgagtatatgaaaaaaagaataaaactcaaaaacttaactttgaccactgaaccatgaaaataaggtcaaagtCGGACGACACCTTACAGTTTTTTCATACACcctctatatatacatatatatatactaaaccTATTGCTCATAGCATCTGAGATATTGACTTGACCACCAATACTTAACCTTGTTTACTGATCCGCGGGGTCGAGGTCAAGTAAAACTCTTTGACGGGCATgaagaccttgcaaggtacgcacataccaaatatagttaccATTTTACTTATAATGGGAgaatttaacataacaaaacacGAAGTAATAATTGGATCATGAAAATGAGATGAAGGACATGGGACATGTGACTGatggaaacttcgtaacatgaggcatccatacaTAACGTATGAAGCATCAAGGTCTTCCaccttcaaaaatataaagccgCCGGCGAAACACTCtcatgtcgagctttctgcgacaaagtcgcaggctcgacaaaaataacTGAAGTAAATTCAATTAACCGAGGTAAGCCAGAGTACTTTTTTGCATCAATAAAATTTTTTAATAGACAAGAATtaattgtaacaggatgctgttACGAAGTCTTCCAAACAAAGTTTCCATAATTCTTCATTACCATGGTTGCCTAGAATTGGTTTGTTCTTGTAAAGAGATATGTATATGTGACGCTTAATATATTGGCATTGTCTGTCCttccattatttaaaaaatgacgaACTGGTACTaatatggttaaggggtgggTTTctcgaccgtttacaagttctcgGATAGGAGAGGATGGGCTGACCCTAAGGACAAcccatcaattttatttgatttgttatattgtccttTACATGAACATCAGTACATATCTGACCAATGATTTCAATGACGAATGTCCGGCCAAAGAAAGCAAAAGTGCTGTTTCAAAGTAAAACCTGCAGTAGAAGAAAAAACGGATGACGAGTACTACTAGGAAGCATACATGTAATGTCAAAAATTTAGGTTGAatttcgttggataccaattttcgtgggtttcgtggtTACATGTGAACCACGACTTTAAATGTCTAACGAACAAcataggctttgtatacagagattggcTAAACCACAAAGTGAAATTCCACGAAGATGCAAGTTTTTAGcattccacgaaaattgatacccacgaaaataaattaatccgcagtacatgtatatctatttgaACGTTagataatacaaatatttggtaATTGATGACGATTAAGTCCTATAATGAACAATGTCTCGCCTCAATCACGTGACTTTCAAAAACATATCCTGAGTTCTTCGACAGTATACAGTCATTCGACATGTTgatagcaaaaaataaaattaatatctaTTTGAAATCTATGACATCTATTTGTTCCGTATACctgaataaaagattatttcCTACAATAGTACAGTTAGTCACTGCTACATAGCTGACAATTCACGTTTCGTTAtgtgacatataaaataaaatagaagaGACCAAAGGGATACAAAACACATGAACACAGCATAAAGCAAACCAGATGAACAGATACAACTTGTATAATCAAGGGCAAAGACAACATAAGGAACACCATAAGGGAAAACAGGGCCTGAAACAAACACAATtctcaaatattatttttttatggatcAGGGTCCCTTGCAAACttgcttttcaatatttttttcttttccttctGTATTGCATTATATAACAAAGCCGTCTCCTCGACGCTACATGACGTTATTTAATTGTGACGGAAAGTTGCGTAATTtcaaaatctgccatagatgtGGAGAAAACAAAAACCTGCCACAGATTTGTAATTTGTTCGGCGTTTGTGATATCATATTCACCACAGATAACTAAAGGAATTTGCCACAGATCTGGAACCCGCCATAGGTTTGAGTCCTACATACATAACTTTATTTTGTctataacagattttttttg
This Mytilus trossulus isolate FHL-02 chromosome 14, PNRI_Mtr1.1.1.hap1, whole genome shotgun sequence DNA region includes the following protein-coding sequences:
- the LOC134696878 gene encoding uncharacterized protein LOC134696878 gives rise to the protein MTGCMECVDGFESVDGSPCKPCPNEFYGKDCAFKCNCKDTQLCDNIMGCIMKQQNMTEEVAESTVTVQYTSTMTEIDIDITSLTTVLPPTFKASMMTFTEKETTFVITTRKIISKTAKPTENNSGFSNREIIVYSICAGGFVCVILLCTVCQRRYKQMYGNFRRYKTGKKRRRNIPEVSIPDIPLEASEGIYEIIDESNMIDNFEIIIKRRSLVSNNDESYIEPNSNGYLTPYQPVDEGLNTHDLKDTKSEFSELKGSNDQGAGDGASTSSSSEVDGRRSSYLNPYQPIVHSGDIHEYSSTHNMNESGSSGSEAITRESGYLNPYQPIVHSADIHEYSSTNNMNESGSSGSETTTPESGYLNPYQPMVPDRDLHDYKSVLDSTVGSDSGVSDEFTKEIFVHSYQDLESEIDTHEYKSVRSMSIDTVTKDDSSKNVQIKTENEYLHME